The Alphaproteobacteria bacterium genome includes a window with the following:
- a CDS encoding tandem-95 repeat protein: MVTGQLAGADVDGDALTFGLAPNGAPTNGTVTVNPDGSYSYTPAANFNGTDSFTYTVSDGNGGTTTGSISITVDPTNDAPTTSGATLAGQEDGSITGQVTGMDIDGDALSFAVDGAPANGTVTMNPDGSFTYTPRR, encoded by the coding sequence GTGGTCACCGGCCAGTTGGCTGGTGCGGATGTCGATGGCGACGCGCTGACCTTCGGCCTCGCGCCGAACGGCGCGCCGACGAATGGCACTGTCACGGTTAACCCGGACGGTTCGTATAGCTATACGCCGGCCGCAAACTTCAACGGCACCGACAGCTTCACCTACACCGTCTCGGACGGGAACGGTGGCACGACCACTGGCTCGATCTCGATCACCGTCGACCCGACGAATGATGCGCCGACGACGTCGGGCGCGACGCTCGCGGGCCAGGAAGATGGTTCGATCACGGGCCAAGTGACGGGCATGGATATCGACGGCGATGCGCTGAGCTTCGCGGTCGATGGCGCGCCGGCCAACGGCACCGTGACGATGAACCCGGACGGGTCGTTCACCTACACGCCGCGGCGGTGA